The Hyphomicrobium sp. MC1 genome window below encodes:
- a CDS encoding sulfurtransferase produces MTAPDQDSLVSSEWLAEHLTDPSVRILDCTWHHVSTNLDGRTQYRGRHLPGSVHFDIDHVADKSNPLPHMLPTAADFSKKVGLLGVGTGDQIIVYDRLNGGSAAARVWWMFRVFGYHKVALLDGGFGKWVKEKLPTEMSPVRPEPKSFSAEFSPALVRTLDDMKTNLSSGRDQVIDTRGAGTFAGTHEDVFPFKKLGHIPNAANIPWTDFIGRDSGTFIAPDAISERIQAAGINLASPIVTTCASGITSCVVALALHLAGHKTAAVYDGSWAEWGLAEDTPAVAA; encoded by the coding sequence ATGACGGCTCCAGATCAAGACTCGTTGGTCAGCAGCGAATGGCTTGCTGAGCATCTTACGGATCCGAGTGTTCGTATCCTTGATTGCACCTGGCACCATGTCAGCACAAATCTCGATGGACGCACGCAGTACCGCGGGCGCCATCTTCCCGGGTCGGTTCACTTCGACATTGACCATGTCGCTGACAAATCCAATCCGCTTCCTCATATGCTACCGACGGCGGCCGACTTCTCAAAAAAAGTCGGCTTGCTTGGTGTGGGAACCGGTGACCAGATCATTGTTTATGACCGCTTGAATGGCGGTTCTGCAGCAGCGCGGGTCTGGTGGATGTTCCGGGTCTTCGGCTACCATAAAGTTGCACTACTCGACGGCGGTTTTGGCAAATGGGTCAAAGAAAAGCTTCCGACCGAGATGTCGCCAGTGCGGCCAGAGCCAAAATCATTCTCGGCGGAGTTCTCTCCCGCGCTCGTGCGCACACTCGACGACATGAAGACGAACCTCAGTTCAGGACGTGATCAAGTCATCGATACGCGCGGCGCAGGCACTTTTGCCGGTACGCACGAAGATGTGTTCCCGTTCAAGAAACTTGGCCACATTCCCAATGCCGCCAATATCCCTTGGACTGATTTCATCGGCCGGGATTCGGGGACATTCATCGCACCAGATGCCATATCCGAGCGCATTCAAGCAGCCGGCATCAATCTTGCCTCGCCGATCGTGACGACGTGCGCATCGGGCATCACATCTTGCGTCGTCGCGCTGGCGCTGCATTTGGCCGGCCATAAGACAGCGGCTGTCTACGACGGGTCTTGGGCAGAGTGGGGACTTGCCGAAGATACGCCTGCAGTGGCGGCGTAG
- a CDS encoding nitrogen fixation protein NifQ: MKPEDAYRWLINAAAASYDAFDIHVVSAILALALADARIGNGTILEGTGLDKSSFSNLAIDMFPDIHAALDIEAGDAEVVVDDEEQSIRDILTMFASGAGPLERSLVAMIARRCKWPHHLWQDLGLRNRGELSTLMKRHFSRLADRNRQDMKWKKFLYRMVCGSEGFVLCTAPVCSECDDFKICFGAEDGESRLAWARNAPATAA; encoded by the coding sequence ATGAAGCCGGAAGATGCCTATCGATGGCTCATTAACGCTGCGGCAGCGTCCTACGATGCGTTCGATATTCATGTTGTGTCGGCGATCCTTGCCCTCGCTTTGGCCGATGCAAGGATTGGCAATGGCACGATTTTAGAAGGGACAGGGCTCGATAAATCGTCCTTCTCGAACCTTGCCATCGATATGTTTCCAGACATTCACGCGGCGCTGGACATCGAGGCGGGTGATGCCGAGGTGGTCGTTGATGATGAAGAGCAATCTATTCGCGATATTCTCACCATGTTTGCCAGTGGCGCCGGTCCTTTGGAGCGCTCGCTCGTTGCCATGATCGCCCGGCGTTGCAAATGGCCTCATCACCTCTGGCAGGATTTGGGTCTGCGAAATCGAGGTGAGCTTTCGACACTGATGAAAAGACACTTCTCACGGCTCGCTGATAGAAACCGGCAGGATATGAAGTGGAAGAAATTCCTCTATCGCATGGTCTGCGGATCGGAGGGATTCGTGCTTTGCACCGCTCCGGTTTGTTCGGAGTGCGATGACTTCAAGATTTGCTTTGGAGCTGAAGACGGAGAATCGAGGCTCGCCTGGGCGAGAAATGCGCCGGCAACCGCTGCCTGA
- the fdxB gene encoding ferredoxin III, nif-specific, protein MSNQTRDGRLWQPDYLVAIDEKKCIGCGRCFKVCGRDVMTLKGLNEDGEFVALDDDDDDEVEKKIMVMNDEGACIGCGACARVCPTNCQTHAAEKAEAA, encoded by the coding sequence ATGTCCAACCAAACGCGCGACGGTCGTCTTTGGCAGCCTGACTACCTTGTCGCGATTGACGAAAAGAAATGCATTGGCTGCGGCCGCTGCTTCAAGGTTTGCGGCCGGGATGTGATGACGCTCAAAGGCCTCAACGAGGATGGAGAGTTCGTCGCTCTCGATGATGATGATGATGACGAGGTCGAAAAGAAGATTATGGTCATGAATGATGAGGGGGCGTGTATTGGCTGCGGGGCTTGCGCGCGCGTTTGTCCGACCAACTGCCAGACGCATGCGGCGGAGAAAGCAGAGGCAGCGTGA
- a CDS encoding CCE_0567 family metalloprotein encodes MSDVDALKTEIKKLSARAMDAKMNLHDLSEELPINWQSIMTVAQKAYDLFGELEKKRANLQSLEKA; translated from the coding sequence ATGAGTGACGTAGATGCTCTCAAAACCGAGATCAAGAAGCTGTCCGCCCGAGCGATGGACGCAAAAATGAATCTCCATGACCTGTCGGAAGAATTGCCGATCAACTGGCAATCGATCATGACGGTCGCCCAAAAAGCCTATGACCTGTTCGGAGAGCTCGAAAAGAAGCGAGCGAATTTACAGTCTCTAGAGAAGGCTTAA
- a CDS encoding NifX-associated nitrogen fixation protein: MAEAAAVIEVPAGIDAPYVKELIKIWRAQDTHGVWEGKSDLELLEPYIIDKEKRRALPIIGDPDPDTIWRVELFFNAVALSIERATGVMISPMLKMSHEGFGRMVLIGGRLIVVNKQLRDVHRFGFDNLGKLADEGTKYVKAGVEMIEKFPEVAKY, translated from the coding sequence ATGGCTGAAGCCGCTGCTGTGATCGAAGTACCCGCCGGCATTGATGCGCCGTATGTTAAAGAGCTCATCAAGATATGGCGGGCTCAGGATACCCATGGCGTTTGGGAGGGAAAGAGCGATCTCGAACTTCTCGAGCCATATATCATCGACAAGGAAAAGCGGCGCGCCCTTCCGATTATTGGCGATCCAGATCCCGATACAATTTGGCGTGTGGAACTCTTCTTTAATGCCGTTGCGCTTTCGATCGAGCGCGCGACGGGCGTCATGATTTCGCCGATGCTGAAGATGAGCCACGAGGGCTTTGGCCGTATGGTGCTGATTGGCGGTCGGTTGATTGTCGTCAACAAGCAGCTGCGCGACGTCCATCGGTTCGGCTTCGACAATCTCGGAAAACTTGCCGACGAAGGCACGAAATACGTCAAGGCCGGCGTTGAGATGATCGAAAAGTTTCCTGAAGTGGCAAAATACTAA
- the nifX gene encoding nitrogen fixation protein NifX, producing the protein MKVAFATQDLKRVDAHFGWAKNIAIYEISPEGHTFVEAIQFDGDLKEDGNEDKLAPKIEAIKDCAILYVAAIGGSGAARVVANNIHPMKVNQPEEISDLLGKLEDVLKGTPPPWLRKALSKGKERTLDFEE; encoded by the coding sequence ATGAAAGTCGCCTTTGCAACCCAGGATCTCAAGAGAGTCGATGCACACTTCGGATGGGCCAAAAACATCGCGATCTATGAGATCAGCCCGGAGGGCCACACGTTCGTCGAAGCCATTCAATTCGACGGCGATCTGAAGGAAGACGGCAACGAGGACAAGCTTGCTCCAAAAATCGAAGCCATCAAGGACTGTGCGATTCTGTATGTGGCGGCTATCGGCGGATCGGGCGCTGCACGCGTTGTTGCGAACAATATCCACCCGATGAAAGTCAATCAGCCCGAAGAGATTTCCGACCTCCTCGGGAAGCTGGAAGACGTGCTGAAAGGTACGCCGCCGCCATGGCTGCGCAAAGCTTTGTCGAAAGGCAAGGAACGAACGCTTGATTTCGAGGAATGA
- the nifN gene encoding nitrogenase iron-molybdenum cofactor biosynthesis protein NifN, whose protein sequence is MAEPAPSAKVTVSKKACAVNPLKMSQPIGGAYAFLGLRKAMPLLHGSQGCTSFGLTLFVRHFKENVPMQTTAMSEVATVLGGYENVEQAIINIFNRQKPEIIGIVSTGVTETKGDDVDGYIKLVREKYPQLEKYPLVYVSTPDFKDAFQDGWEKTVAKLVEVLIDKPANTAPRDPSRINVLPGCHLTPGDIEELRTILEDFGLKPAFLPDIGTSLDGHIPEDFSPTTIGGIGVDEIAAMGQAGATIAIGAQMRRAAEAMEEKTGAPSRVFERLCGLEPNDELMMFLSEITGRPVPTKYRRQRGQLADAMLDAHFWLGGRKLAIGAEPDLLYDIGTFLHGVGTHIIAAVTTTQSPVLERLPVEDVLIGDLEDLETFAKERDCDLLITHAHGRQMAERLNIPFYRCGFPIFDRLGPGHQLSIGYRGSRDLVFDIANLLIEDHEKNRQPNPETWRDGFDSLKGQSNDIPLI, encoded by the coding sequence ATGGCAGAACCAGCCCCATCCGCCAAGGTCACCGTCTCCAAAAAAGCTTGTGCGGTCAATCCGCTCAAGATGAGCCAGCCGATCGGCGGCGCATACGCTTTCTTGGGCCTGCGAAAGGCGATGCCGCTGCTGCATGGTTCCCAAGGATGCACCTCATTCGGACTCACTCTGTTCGTCCGGCACTTCAAAGAGAATGTGCCGATGCAGACGACGGCGATGAGCGAAGTCGCAACCGTGCTCGGCGGTTATGAAAACGTCGAGCAGGCGATCATCAACATTTTCAACCGGCAGAAGCCGGAAATCATTGGTATCGTCTCGACGGGCGTTACCGAGACCAAGGGTGATGATGTCGACGGCTATATCAAGCTAGTTCGCGAAAAGTATCCGCAGCTTGAGAAATATCCGCTCGTCTATGTCTCGACGCCGGATTTCAAGGATGCCTTCCAGGACGGATGGGAGAAGACCGTCGCGAAGCTGGTCGAGGTTTTGATCGATAAGCCAGCGAACACCGCACCACGCGATCCATCGCGAATCAATGTGCTGCCAGGTTGTCATCTGACGCCCGGTGATATTGAAGAGCTGCGGACGATCCTTGAAGATTTCGGCCTGAAGCCAGCGTTCCTGCCCGATATCGGTACATCACTCGACGGCCATATCCCTGAGGATTTCAGCCCCACCACGATCGGCGGCATAGGCGTCGATGAAATTGCGGCCATGGGTCAAGCAGGTGCAACGATCGCCATCGGTGCGCAGATGCGACGCGCCGCTGAGGCGATGGAGGAGAAAACTGGCGCGCCGTCTCGCGTGTTCGAGCGGTTGTGTGGTCTTGAGCCCAACGACGAGCTGATGATGTTCTTGAGTGAAATCACCGGTCGGCCAGTGCCGACGAAATATCGGCGGCAGCGTGGGCAACTGGCTGATGCAATGCTTGATGCGCATTTTTGGCTCGGAGGTCGTAAGCTTGCGATCGGTGCCGAACCGGACCTGCTGTACGATATAGGGACCTTCCTGCACGGCGTCGGCACCCATATCATCGCAGCAGTGACGACAACCCAGTCGCCGGTGCTTGAGCGTCTTCCCGTCGAGGACGTACTAATTGGTGATCTCGAAGATCTCGAAACCTTCGCCAAAGAGCGTGATTGCGATCTACTGATTACGCACGCGCATGGCCGTCAGATGGCGGAGCGCTTGAATATCCCGTTCTATCGATGCGGCTTTCCGATCTTCGACCGGCTTGGTCCGGGTCATCAGTTGAGCATAGGCTATCGCGGCAGCCGGGATCTGGTTTTCGACATCGCCAACCTCCTCATCGAAGACCATGAGAAAAACCGGCAACCGAATCCTGAAACTTGGCGCGACGGCTTCGACAGCCTGAAAGGGCAGTCAAACGATATCCCACTAATATAG
- the nifE gene encoding nitrogenase iron-molybdenum cofactor biosynthesis protein NifE, whose protein sequence is MSSLSATIQQVFNEPGCAKNANKSEAERKKGCTKQLQPGGAAGGCAFDGAKIALQPITDVAHLVHGPIACEGNSWDNRPAKSSGSNIWRTGFTTDINETDIVFGGEKRLYKSIKEIIEKYDPPAVFVYQTCVPAMIGDDINAVCKAAQEKFGKPVIPINSPGFVGPKNLGNKLAGEAILEHVIGTEEPEYTTPYDINIIGEYNLSGELWQVKPLLDELGIRILACIAGDGRYKDIASSHRAKAAMMVCSKAMINIARKMEEKYDIPFFEGSFYGIEDSSDSLRELARLLIEKGAPAELMDRTEAVIAREEARAWAAIAPYRKQLAGKKALLITGGVKSWSVVAALQEAGMEMVGTSVKKSTKEDKERIKELMGQDAHLIEDMAPRDMYKMLKDAKADIMLSGGKSQFVALKAGVPWLDINQERNHAYMGYVGMVKLVQEIDKALYNPLWAQLKKPAPWDDASKTWQAKAIAELDAEAAALAADPVAAEAQRRSKKICNCKSVDLGSIEDAIKAHNLTTVDGVRKYTNAAGGCGSCSMRIEEIFASMQVAPEAVRMIAAE, encoded by the coding sequence ATGAGTTCGCTTTCGGCTACGATTCAGCAAGTCTTCAACGAACCCGGGTGCGCGAAGAATGCCAATAAGTCGGAAGCCGAAAGAAAGAAAGGTTGCACCAAGCAGCTTCAACCCGGCGGTGCAGCGGGTGGTTGCGCCTTTGACGGCGCAAAAATTGCACTCCAACCTATAACCGACGTCGCACATCTCGTGCACGGCCCAATCGCCTGCGAGGGCAACTCTTGGGATAATCGCCCCGCCAAATCGTCAGGCTCCAATATCTGGCGCACAGGCTTTACGACCGATATCAATGAAACGGACATCGTGTTCGGCGGTGAGAAGCGACTTTACAAGTCGATCAAGGAAATCATTGAGAAGTACGATCCGCCGGCAGTGTTTGTCTATCAGACCTGCGTACCGGCGATGATTGGTGATGATATCAATGCCGTATGCAAGGCGGCGCAAGAGAAGTTCGGAAAGCCGGTTATTCCGATCAACTCGCCGGGATTTGTTGGACCGAAGAACCTCGGCAACAAGCTCGCTGGCGAAGCGATCCTAGAGCACGTGATCGGTACCGAGGAACCAGAATACACCACGCCCTATGACATCAACATCATCGGCGAATATAACCTGTCGGGCGAGTTGTGGCAGGTGAAGCCGCTGCTGGACGAGCTTGGAATCCGTATTCTTGCCTGCATCGCAGGCGACGGCCGCTACAAGGACATTGCTTCGTCTCACCGCGCCAAGGCGGCGATGATGGTTTGTTCCAAGGCGATGATCAACATCGCGCGGAAGATGGAAGAAAAATACGACATTCCGTTTTTCGAAGGCTCCTTCTACGGCATCGAGGATTCCTCCGACTCCCTGCGCGAACTCGCGCGACTTCTTATTGAGAAGGGCGCCCCTGCAGAGTTGATGGACCGCACAGAAGCGGTCATTGCCCGCGAGGAAGCACGCGCCTGGGCCGCCATCGCACCTTACAGGAAGCAGCTTGCCGGCAAGAAGGCGCTATTGATTACCGGTGGTGTGAAATCATGGTCGGTGGTCGCTGCACTCCAAGAAGCGGGCATGGAGATGGTCGGCACCAGCGTGAAGAAATCGACGAAAGAGGATAAGGAGCGCATCAAGGAGCTAATGGGGCAGGATGCGCACCTGATCGAAGACATGGCGCCGCGCGACATGTACAAGATGCTGAAGGACGCCAAGGCCGACATCATGTTGTCCGGCGGTAAGTCGCAATTCGTTGCGCTGAAGGCTGGCGTACCATGGCTCGACATCAATCAAGAACGCAACCACGCCTACATGGGCTATGTCGGCATGGTCAAACTGGTGCAGGAGATCGACAAGGCGCTGTACAACCCACTCTGGGCACAGCTCAAGAAGCCCGCGCCGTGGGATGATGCAAGCAAAACCTGGCAGGCGAAGGCGATCGCCGAACTCGATGCAGAAGCCGCAGCGCTCGCTGCTGATCCGGTAGCGGCCGAAGCGCAGCGCCGCTCAAAAAAGATCTGCAATTGCAAATCAGTCGACCTTGGTTCGATCGAAGATGCCATCAAGGCACACAATCTCACAACGGTCGATGGCGTCCGCAAATATACCAACGCCGCTGGCGGCTGCGGCTCATGCTCGATGCGTATCGAAGAAATCTTCGCTTCGATGCAAGTGGCACCTGAGGCGGTGCGCATGATTGCTGCTGAGTGA
- the nifK gene encoding nitrogenase molybdenum-iron protein subunit beta codes for MTQNAEHVLDHFELFRGPEYQQMLANKKKMFENPRDPADVERVREWAKTPEYREKNFAREALTVNPAKACQPLGAVFVAVGFEKTIPFVHGSQGCVAYYRSHLSRHFKEPSSCVSSSMTEDAAVFGGLNNMIDGLANTYNMYKPKMIAVSTTCMAEVIGDDLNAFIKTAREKGSVPQEYDVPFAHTPAFVGSHVTGYDNALKGVIEYFWDGKAGTVPKLERQPNGKINFIGGFDGYTVGNLREIKRIFDMIGVEYTILADNSDVFDTPTDGEFRMYDGGTTLEETANAIHAKATISMQEYSTEKTLPFIAGHGQEVVALNHPVGVSATDKFLMEVSRITGREIPEELARERGRLVDAMADSSAHIHGKKYAIYGDPDLCYGLAAFLLELGAEPTHVLATNGNKAWAEKMQTLFDSSPFGKNCHVYPGRDLWHMRSLLFTEPVDFLIGNTYGKYLERDTGTPLVRIGFPVFDRHHHHRRPVWGYQGGMNVLITLLDKIFDEIDKNTNVPAKTDYSFDIIR; via the coding sequence ATGACCCAGAACGCCGAACACGTGCTCGATCACTTCGAGCTCTTTCGCGGTCCCGAATACCAGCAGATGCTGGCGAATAAGAAGAAGATGTTCGAGAACCCCCGCGATCCGGCCGATGTCGAGCGGGTTCGCGAATGGGCAAAGACGCCGGAATACCGGGAGAAAAACTTCGCCCGTGAAGCACTGACGGTCAATCCGGCCAAGGCGTGTCAGCCGCTCGGAGCGGTATTTGTAGCGGTCGGCTTCGAAAAGACTATTCCTTTCGTTCATGGATCGCAGGGTTGCGTCGCATATTATCGCAGCCACTTGTCCCGCCACTTCAAGGAACCGAGTTCCTGTGTGTCCTCCTCGATGACAGAGGATGCGGCGGTGTTCGGTGGCCTGAACAATATGATCGACGGCTTGGCCAACACGTACAATATGTACAAGCCGAAGATGATCGCCGTTTCTACGACCTGCATGGCCGAAGTGATTGGTGACGACCTGAACGCCTTCATCAAGACGGCGAGAGAGAAGGGGTCGGTGCCGCAGGAGTATGACGTTCCGTTCGCCCATACTCCAGCATTCGTCGGCAGCCATGTCACCGGTTACGACAACGCGCTGAAAGGCGTCATCGAATATTTTTGGGACGGTAAGGCCGGCACCGTCCCGAAGCTTGAGCGTCAGCCAAATGGCAAGATCAACTTCATCGGCGGATTCGACGGATATACCGTCGGAAACCTCCGAGAGATCAAGCGCATCTTCGATATGATAGGCGTCGAGTACACTATTCTCGCCGACAACAGCGATGTGTTCGATACGCCAACTGACGGCGAGTTCCGTATGTACGACGGCGGCACTACGCTCGAGGAAACGGCCAACGCCATTCATGCGAAGGCGACGATCTCAATGCAGGAGTACAGCACTGAGAAGACGCTACCGTTCATCGCGGGACATGGACAAGAAGTGGTTGCCCTCAACCACCCAGTTGGCGTCAGTGCGACCGACAAATTCCTGATGGAGGTTTCGCGCATTACGGGCAGGGAGATCCCTGAAGAACTCGCCCGCGAACGTGGCCGTCTCGTCGACGCGATGGCGGATTCGAGCGCGCATATCCACGGGAAGAAGTACGCGATCTACGGCGATCCGGACCTGTGTTACGGTCTTGCTGCATTCCTTTTGGAACTCGGCGCCGAGCCGACCCACGTGCTCGCGACCAACGGCAACAAGGCATGGGCAGAGAAGATGCAGACGCTCTTCGACAGCTCGCCGTTCGGAAAGAATTGCCATGTGTATCCGGGCCGCGATCTCTGGCACATGCGGTCGCTCCTGTTCACTGAGCCGGTTGATTTCCTGATTGGCAACACCTACGGCAAATATCTCGAACGCGACACGGGAACTCCGCTGGTGCGCATAGGCTTCCCCGTATTTGATCGTCATCACCACCATCGTCGTCCGGTGTGGGGCTATCAGGGTGGCATGAACGTTCTGATCACGCTTCTCGACAAGATCTTTGACGAGATCGACAAGAACACGAACGTACCCGCGAAGACCGACTACAGCTTCGACATTATCCGTTAG
- the nifD gene encoding nitrogenase molybdenum-iron protein alpha chain, producing MSLAKPESVEEIKARNKELISEVLSVYPEKTAKRRAKHLNVHEAGKSDCGVKSNLKSIPGVMTIRGCAYAGSKGVVWGPIKDMIHISHGPVGCGQYSWAARRNYYIGTTGIDTFVTMQFTSDFQEKDIVFGGDKKLAKIMDEIQELFPLNNGITVQSECPIGLIGDDIEAVSKVKSKEYDGKTIVPVRCEGFRGVSQSLGHHIANDSIRDWVFDKLSPDAPPKFESTPYDVAIIGDYNIGGDAWSSRILLEEMGLRVIAQWSGDGSLAELEATPKAKLNVLHCYRSMNYISRHMEEKYGIPWCEYNFFGPSKIAESLRKIASFFDDKIKEGAERVIAKYQPLMDAVIAKYRPRLEGKTVMLFVGGLRPRHVIGAYEDLGMEVVGTGYEFGHNDDYQRTAQHYVKDGTLIYDDVTGYEFEKFVEKIQPDLVGSGIKEKYVFQKMGVPFRQMHSWDYSGPYHGYDGFAIFARDMDMAINSPVWKIAKAPWKTPEKPLLIAAE from the coding sequence ATGAGCTTGGCGAAGCCAGAGAGCGTTGAGGAAATCAAGGCTCGCAATAAAGAACTGATCAGTGAAGTACTTTCGGTCTATCCGGAAAAGACTGCAAAGCGGCGCGCCAAGCACTTGAACGTGCATGAGGCGGGCAAGTCCGATTGCGGTGTTAAATCGAACCTCAAGTCGATCCCGGGCGTCATGACGATCCGCGGCTGCGCATATGCCGGTTCGAAAGGTGTCGTCTGGGGACCGATCAAGGACATGATCCACATCAGCCACGGCCCAGTGGGATGTGGTCAGTATTCTTGGGCCGCACGCCGGAACTACTATATCGGCACAACGGGTATCGACACCTTCGTGACTATGCAGTTCACGTCGGACTTCCAGGAAAAGGACATCGTGTTTGGCGGCGACAAGAAGCTCGCCAAGATCATGGATGAAATCCAAGAGCTGTTCCCGCTCAACAACGGCATCACTGTCCAATCGGAATGCCCGATCGGTCTGATTGGCGACGACATCGAGGCAGTCTCGAAAGTCAAGTCGAAGGAGTACGACGGCAAGACAATCGTCCCCGTTCGTTGCGAAGGCTTTCGTGGCGTCTCTCAGTCGCTCGGACACCACATTGCCAACGACTCCATCCGAGATTGGGTCTTCGACAAGCTTTCACCGGATGCCCCGCCGAAGTTTGAGTCGACGCCATATGATGTGGCGATCATCGGAGATTACAACATCGGCGGCGATGCATGGTCGTCCCGCATTCTGCTCGAAGAGATGGGCCTCCGGGTGATCGCGCAGTGGTCGGGCGACGGCAGCCTAGCAGAACTTGAAGCAACGCCGAAAGCGAAGCTTAACGTCCTCCACTGCTACCGTTCGATGAACTACATCTCGCGCCACATGGAAGAGAAGTACGGTATTCCTTGGTGTGAATATAACTTCTTCGGGCCGAGCAAGATCGCAGAGTCGCTTCGCAAGATCGCGAGCTTCTTCGACGACAAGATCAAGGAGGGGGCCGAGCGCGTCATCGCTAAGTATCAACCGCTGATGGACGCGGTAATTGCTAAGTACCGCCCGCGTCTTGAAGGCAAGACGGTCATGCTGTTCGTCGGTGGTCTGCGTCCGCGTCACGTGATCGGTGCTTACGAAGATCTCGGCATGGAAGTCGTCGGTACGGGGTACGAGTTTGGCCACAATGACGATTATCAGCGCACCGCACAACACTACGTGAAGGACGGAACGCTGATCTACGACGACGTCACCGGCTACGAGTTCGAGAAGTTCGTCGAAAAGATCCAGCCCGATCTCGTCGGCTCAGGGATCAAGGAAAAGTACGTCTTCCAGAAGATGGGTGTGCCGTTCCGGCAGATGCACTCCTGGGATTACTCCGGCCCCTACCATGGCTACGACGGCTTCGCGATATTCGCGCGCGACATGGATATGGCCATCAACTCGCCGGTCTGGAAGATCGCAAAGGCGCCCTGGAAGACCCCTGAGAAGCCTCTGCTGATTGCTGCCGAGTAA
- the nifH gene encoding nitrogenase iron protein, protein MSALRQIAFYGKGGIGKSTTSQNTLAALAEMGHRILIVGCDPKADSTRLILHAKAQDTILSLAANAGSVEDLEIEDVMKVGYRDIRCVESGGPEPGVGCAGRGVITSINFLEENGAYEDIDYVSYDVLGDVVCGGFAMPIRENKAQEIYIVMSGEMMAMYAANNISKGILKYANSGGVRLGGLVCNERQTDKELELAEALAKKLGTQLIYFVPRDNIVQHAELRRMTVLEYAPDSVQANHYRSLAEKIHANGGKGIIPTPITMDELEDMLMEHGIMKQVDESQIGKSAAELATA, encoded by the coding sequence ATGTCGGCACTACGACAAATCGCGTTTTACGGCAAAGGCGGCATCGGCAAGTCGACGACGTCACAGAACACACTGGCGGCATTGGCGGAGATGGGTCATCGGATCCTGATCGTTGGCTGCGATCCGAAAGCGGATTCGACGCGTCTGATCCTGCATGCCAAGGCTCAGGACACGATCCTGAGCCTGGCGGCGAATGCAGGTTCTGTGGAAGACCTCGAGATCGAAGACGTGATGAAGGTCGGCTACAGGGACATCCGCTGCGTTGAATCGGGTGGTCCAGAGCCGGGTGTTGGTTGTGCGGGCCGCGGCGTCATAACGTCGATCAACTTCCTGGAAGAGAATGGCGCCTACGAGGACATCGATTACGTGTCCTACGACGTTCTTGGCGACGTTGTCTGCGGCGGGTTTGCGATGCCGATCCGTGAGAACAAGGCTCAGGAGATCTACATCGTCATGTCTGGAGAGATGATGGCGATGTATGCGGCCAACAACATCTCGAAGGGCATTCTGAAGTACGCGAACTCAGGCGGTGTTCGACTTGGCGGTCTGGTGTGCAACGAGCGTCAGACGGACAAGGAGCTTGAGCTTGCGGAAGCTCTTGCGAAGAAGCTCGGAACGCAGCTGATCTACTTCGTTCCGCGGGACAACATCGTGCAGCATGCCGAGCTTCGTCGGATGACGGTTCTGGAGTACGCGCCGGATTCAGTGCAGGCGAACCATTACCGCAGCCTGGCAGAGAAGATCCACGCGAACGGGGGCAAGGGGATCATTCCGACGCCGATCACGATGGACGAGCTTGAGGACATGCTGATGGAGCACGGGATCATGAAACAGGTTGACGAGAGCCAGATTGGCAAGAGCGCGGCCGAGCTGGCGACGGCCTAA
- a CDS encoding SufE family protein translates to MTIDAIRSDLALLDDWEDRYRYLIELGRTLPSFPEDQRTEDNKVQGCASQVWLVTNLRRDTSGEPSVLELQGDSDAHIVKGLVAVVFAIFEGKTPSDIIRIDAKSAFAELGLQQHLTPQRSNGFHSMVERILRDARASAG, encoded by the coding sequence ATGACGATTGACGCAATCCGGTCCGATCTGGCGCTGCTCGATGACTGGGAAGACAGATACCGATATCTCATTGAGCTTGGCCGCACGTTGCCAAGCTTTCCGGAAGATCAGAGGACAGAGGACAACAAGGTGCAAGGCTGTGCGAGTCAGGTCTGGCTTGTGACCAACTTACGCCGCGATACTTCAGGTGAGCCCTCCGTTCTCGAACTCCAGGGCGACAGCGACGCCCATATTGTCAAAGGGCTTGTCGCTGTTGTTTTCGCGATATTCGAAGGCAAGACTCCAAGCGACATCATACGGATTGATGCCAAATCGGCTTTCGCCGAGCTTGGTCTCCAGCAACATCTGACGCCGCAACGTTCGAACGGCTTCCATTCGATGGTCGAACGTATTTTGCGAGATGCCCGAGCGTCTGCGGGCTGA